One genomic region from Haloarcula taiwanensis encodes:
- a CDS encoding UDP-glucose 4-epimerase, producing MTDTVAVTGGRGRSGRWICDHLAGEYHVVCVDLDHPGWEIPTRERIDFKAVDVTEGVEVRDLFSEVDPDAVVHWAALPAPERHAGTRVFDTNVSATYNVIDAAGRAGADVVWASSESAYGLAFADETPLPAYLPIDESHPTAPEDPYGTSKVAGEEIAKMVVRRDDVDVASIRPSWIQYPGEYNCRDVAAGDLADGAGNCWSYVDVRDVATAVAAALDADIGGHEAFNVAAAENYVGRPTADLVEEQWGELPAECKLDGDQSALSTAKAQGLLDWVPEHEWREAADADVTAPTLTGE from the coding sequence ATGACCGACACAGTCGCCGTCACTGGCGGGCGCGGGCGCTCCGGGCGCTGGATCTGCGACCACCTCGCCGGCGAGTACCACGTCGTCTGCGTGGACCTAGACCACCCCGGCTGGGAGATTCCGACGCGAGAGCGCATAGATTTCAAAGCTGTCGACGTGACCGAGGGGGTGGAAGTTCGGGACCTCTTCAGCGAGGTCGATCCGGACGCCGTCGTCCACTGGGCTGCGTTGCCAGCGCCGGAGCGGCACGCGGGCACGCGAGTGTTCGACACTAACGTCTCGGCGACGTACAACGTCATCGACGCCGCAGGTCGCGCCGGCGCAGATGTCGTCTGGGCGTCCTCCGAAAGCGCCTACGGGCTGGCCTTCGCCGACGAGACGCCGCTGCCGGCGTATCTCCCGATAGATGAATCACATCCGACCGCGCCGGAGGACCCGTACGGCACGTCGAAGGTCGCCGGCGAAGAGATCGCAAAGATGGTCGTCCGGCGCGACGACGTGGACGTGGCCTCGATACGGCCGTCGTGGATTCAGTACCCCGGCGAGTACAACTGCCGGGACGTGGCCGCAGGCGACCTCGCCGACGGTGCGGGTAACTGCTGGTCCTACGTCGATGTCCGTGACGTAGCGACGGCCGTCGCGGCGGCGCTCGATGCCGACATCGGCGGGCACGAAGCGTTCAACGTCGCCGCCGCCGAGAACTACGTCGGACGGCCAACGGCCGACCTCGTGGAGGAGCAGTGGGGCGAGCTTCCCGCGGAGTGCAAGCTCGACGGCGACCAGTCGGCGCTCTCGACCGCGAAAGCACAGGGGCTGTTGGACTGGGTGCCCGAACACGAATGGCGTGAGGCCGCCGACGCCGACGTTACCGCGCCGACACTCACGGGTGAGTAG
- a CDS encoding zinc metalloprotease HtpX has product MEWQTDWGLRGRMALTMFLLFALYIVFLGALTLYFSNLALIVVVMGLFLGAQFFFSDKLALYSMGARTVEPEEYPELHRTVDRLAQQADLPKPKVAVADSRVPNAFATGRSKSSSAVCVTTGIMNTLDQDELEGVIAHELAHIKNRDVMVMTIASFLSTIAFLIVRWGWLFSGGRERGGQQVPVIVAILISLVVWVVSFLLIRTLSRYREYAADRGGAMITGKPAALANALMKIDGRMDKVPKEDMRDQAEMNAFFIIPIDVGWIGRLASTHPSTEKRIDRLQDLERELESR; this is encoded by the coding sequence ATGGAGTGGCAAACAGACTGGGGGCTCCGTGGCCGGATGGCTCTGACGATGTTCCTGCTGTTCGCGCTGTACATCGTCTTCCTTGGAGCGCTCACGCTGTATTTCAGCAATCTCGCCCTTATCGTGGTCGTCATGGGACTGTTCCTCGGCGCGCAGTTCTTCTTCAGCGACAAGCTCGCCCTGTATTCGATGGGAGCCCGGACGGTCGAACCGGAGGAGTATCCGGAACTCCACCGGACCGTCGACCGCCTGGCCCAGCAGGCCGACCTCCCGAAGCCGAAGGTCGCCGTCGCCGACTCTCGGGTGCCCAACGCCTTCGCCACCGGCCGGTCGAAGAGTAGCTCGGCCGTCTGCGTGACGACGGGCATCATGAATACGCTGGACCAGGACGAACTGGAGGGCGTCATCGCGCACGAACTGGCCCACATCAAGAACCGCGACGTGATGGTGATGACCATCGCCTCGTTCCTCTCGACGATTGCCTTCCTCATCGTCCGATGGGGCTGGCTGTTCAGCGGCGGCCGCGAACGCGGCGGCCAGCAGGTCCCGGTTATTGTCGCCATACTCATCTCGCTGGTCGTCTGGGTCGTTTCCTTCCTCTTGATCCGGACGCTCAGCCGCTACCGCGAGTACGCCGCTGACCGCGGCGGCGCGATGATTACCGGCAAGCCTGCCGCCCTTGCGAACGCACTGATGAAAATCGATGGTCGGATGGACAAGGTGCCAAAGGAGGATATGCGCGATCAGGCCGAAATGAACGCGTTTTTCATCATCCCGATTGACGTCGGGTGGATCGGCCGTCTGGCCAGCACTCACCCCTCGACGGAGAAACGCATCGACCGCCTGCAGGACCTCGAACGCGAACTCGAAAGTCGGTAA
- a CDS encoding DNA repair and recombination protein RadA: MSASEDLEELPGVGPATAEKLEDNGYDSYQGIAVASPGELSNTADIGESSAADIIQAAREAADIGGFETGSTVLERREQIGKLSWGVDEVDDLLGGGVETQSITEVYGEFGAGKSQVTHQLAVNVQLPAEHGGLEGSAIFVDSEDTFRPERIEQMVKGLDDEVLADTLVLHGVVEEADDADPTDDDQLDALVSSVLEKIHVAKAFNSNHQILLAEKAQEIASESQDEEFPVRLLAVDSLTAHFRAEYVGRGELADRQQKLNKHLHDLMRVGDLNNTAVVVTNQVASNPDSFFGDPTQPIGGNILGHTSTFRMYLRKSKGNKRIVKLVDAPNLPDGEGVMRVEEDGLLNE, from the coding sequence ATGTCCGCAAGTGAGGACCTCGAAGAGCTGCCGGGTGTCGGTCCGGCGACAGCAGAGAAACTCGAAGACAACGGCTACGACTCCTACCAGGGAATTGCGGTTGCCTCTCCCGGCGAACTGTCGAACACGGCCGACATCGGCGAATCGTCGGCAGCCGATATCATCCAGGCAGCTCGTGAAGCGGCCGATATCGGTGGTTTCGAGACTGGATCGACGGTACTCGAACGCCGCGAACAGATCGGGAAGCTCTCCTGGGGCGTCGACGAGGTCGACGACCTGCTCGGCGGCGGCGTCGAGACCCAGTCCATCACCGAGGTGTACGGCGAGTTCGGGGCCGGTAAGTCTCAGGTAACGCACCAGCTCGCCGTCAACGTCCAGCTCCCCGCCGAACACGGCGGGCTGGAGGGAAGCGCCATTTTCGTCGACTCCGAGGACACGTTCCGCCCCGAGCGTATCGAACAGATGGTCAAGGGCCTCGATGACGAGGTTCTGGCCGACACGCTGGTCCTCCACGGCGTCGTTGAGGAAGCAGACGACGCTGACCCCACCGACGACGACCAGCTCGACGCCCTCGTCTCTTCCGTGCTGGAGAAGATTCACGTCGCGAAGGCGTTCAACTCCAACCACCAGATCCTTCTCGCCGAGAAGGCACAGGAAATCGCCAGCGAGAGTCAGGACGAGGAGTTCCCCGTCCGCCTGCTCGCCGTCGACTCGCTGACTGCTCACTTCCGCGCCGAGTACGTCGGGCGTGGCGAACTCGCCGACCGGCAGCAGAAGCTCAACAAGCACCTCCACGACCTGATGCGCGTCGGTGACCTCAACAACACTGCTGTCGTCGTCACGAACCAGGTCGCCTCGAACCCGGACTCCTTTTTCGGCGATCCGACCCAGCCCATCGGTGGCAACATCCTCGGCCACACTTCCACGTTCCGGATGTACCTCCGCAAGTCCAAGGGGAACAAGCGCATCGTCAAGCTCGTCGACGCGCCGAACCTCCCGGACGGCGAGGGTGTCATGCGCGTCGAAGAGGACGGCCTGCTGAACGAGTAG
- a CDS encoding general stress protein, translated as MEYATLGNSGVEVSEVGFGAWVVGTDWWGDRTREDAVEMVQHALEEDVTFFDTGDVYGHGDSEEIIGEALAEHRDEVTVSTKIGYDFYNNPQAGHGELPKKITPEWVHTAVDRSLDRLGMDHVELLMLHNANVDEVDEDVLEALDELREEGKVEAIGWALGPSIGWLAEGDAAVANEFDALQTVFNLFEQTPGQHFIDTIREQNADTSVLARVPHSSGLLNEQVTPETELGKGDHRSHRPSEWYETGWEKVEEIRFLERDGERTMGQAAIQWLLYNDEVASVTPTFRTNADIDEWAGAPDTPPLSDEEYDRVQDLYRDNFGIDRDDGMDALRSSVGGADLEDTGMKSAGD; from the coding sequence ATGGAATACGCGACACTCGGAAACTCCGGCGTCGAGGTCTCGGAAGTCGGGTTCGGTGCCTGGGTCGTCGGGACGGACTGGTGGGGCGACCGCACCCGCGAGGACGCCGTCGAGATGGTCCAGCACGCGCTCGAAGAGGACGTGACCTTCTTCGACACCGGCGACGTGTACGGCCACGGCGACAGCGAGGAGATAATCGGCGAAGCGCTGGCGGAACACCGCGACGAGGTGACGGTCTCGACGAAAATCGGCTACGACTTCTACAACAACCCACAGGCAGGCCACGGCGAACTCCCGAAGAAGATTACGCCCGAGTGGGTCCACACCGCCGTCGACCGCTCGCTCGACCGCCTCGGCATGGACCACGTCGAACTCCTGATGCTTCACAACGCCAACGTCGACGAGGTCGACGAGGACGTACTGGAAGCGCTAGACGAACTCCGCGAGGAAGGCAAAGTCGAGGCCATCGGCTGGGCGCTTGGCCCCTCCATCGGCTGGCTCGCCGAGGGCGACGCCGCGGTCGCAAACGAGTTCGACGCGCTCCAGACCGTCTTCAACCTCTTCGAGCAGACTCCCGGCCAGCACTTCATCGACACTATCCGCGAGCAGAACGCCGATACGTCGGTACTCGCTCGTGTCCCGCACTCCTCGGGCCTGCTGAACGAGCAGGTGACCCCCGAGACGGAACTCGGCAAGGGCGACCACCGCTCGCACCGACCCAGCGAGTGGTACGAGACCGGCTGGGAGAAAGTCGAGGAAATCCGCTTCCTAGAGCGGGACGGCGAGCGGACAATGGGACAGGCCGCCATCCAGTGGCTCCTGTACAACGACGAGGTGGCGTCGGTCACCCCAACGTTCCGGACGAACGCCGACATCGACGAGTGGGCCGGTGCGCCTGACACGCCGCCGCTCAGCGACGAGGAGTACGACCGCGTGCAGGACCTGTACCGGGACAACTTCGGCATCGACCGCGACGACGGGATGGACGCTCTACGCTCGTCGGTCGGCGGTGCGGACCTCGAAGACACCGGCATGAAATCTGCCGGGGACTGA
- a CDS encoding CAAX protease family protein, with product MVRSDFIMEIRRYIVNPAERRLRAPWRVTVWLFLAGFGLVLLSGVVAVVSSVVRMTPAVAVTRQIALFAAGTGIAVVIGYLLDRRTLRDYGLGFDGQWWRDAAFGLALGAGLPTLVLLVEVAVGFAEVSVALATVDSGPLPLTAFGPPVAVILLGAFFLVQATAEEVLVRGYLLTNTAEGLAGWVGKRGAIIAATGLTGALFGVLHWTNPSASLLSVANITLYGFLLGACYVLTGRLGVASGFHVAWNYTLALLGFPVSGLRMGVAMLSTTATGPALVTGGGFGPEGGLIAIPLLGVGGAALYWWVHREYGAVELLDDIATPQLRVRTRSDTANQDG from the coding sequence ATGGTCAGGTCGGATTTCATCATGGAGATACGGCGCTACATTGTCAATCCCGCCGAGCGCCGGCTGCGAGCGCCGTGGCGGGTGACGGTGTGGCTGTTTCTCGCCGGATTCGGCCTCGTACTCCTCTCAGGGGTGGTCGCGGTGGTGTCGTCGGTAGTGCGCATGACGCCGGCGGTCGCAGTCACGCGCCAGATTGCGCTCTTCGCTGCCGGAACCGGCATCGCTGTTGTAATCGGCTATCTGCTCGACCGGCGGACACTCCGGGACTACGGCCTAGGGTTCGACGGGCAGTGGTGGCGCGACGCGGCGTTCGGCCTCGCGCTCGGGGCGGGGCTGCCCACGCTCGTCCTCCTCGTCGAGGTGGCCGTCGGGTTCGCCGAGGTCAGCGTCGCCCTCGCAACCGTCGACAGCGGACCGCTTCCGCTGACTGCGTTCGGGCCACCGGTCGCCGTCATCCTTCTGGGGGCGTTCTTCCTCGTCCAAGCAACTGCCGAGGAGGTGCTCGTCCGTGGATATCTCCTGACAAACACGGCTGAGGGGCTCGCCGGGTGGGTCGGTAAGCGAGGCGCGATCATCGCGGCGACAGGGCTGACGGGCGCACTGTTCGGTGTCCTCCACTGGACAAACCCCAGCGCGTCGCTGCTCAGTGTGGCCAACATTACTCTCTACGGCTTCCTGCTCGGTGCGTGTTACGTCCTGACCGGGCGGCTCGGAGTCGCCAGCGGCTTCCACGTCGCCTGGAACTACACGCTGGCACTGCTTGGCTTCCCAGTCAGCGGCCTCCGGATGGGCGTCGCCATGCTCTCGACGACCGCAACCGGCCCCGCGCTCGTGACCGGCGGCGGGTTCGGTCCCGAAGGGGGACTCATCGCCATTCCACTGCTCGGCGTTGGCGGGGCCGCGCTGTACTGGTGGGTCCACCGCGAGTACGGCGCGGTCGAGTTGCTTGACGACATTGCGACCCCACAGCTCCGGGTTCGAACGCGGTCCGACACGGCAAACCAAGACGGCTAA
- a CDS encoding acetyltransferase produces the protein MTKRHVSLPPLAEEGLRAFIDEVDERLSGDEDTCDVVTDVLIDLHGDREAYERWQDGADISPAERVRLQGYDPCNTTLESEYYAEKDEERFKRSKHLQWLWRQFDATPMADNVEFALRFRRMLADHLFESCGEGCRFFKGISFTYGHNIEIGDNVVVHDDVHLDDRGKLTIGDRVSISDDTHVYSHDHDAVDQTHVDNYHTIIEDDVRLTYDSMVRAGVKVGENAILAAKSIAGKDIPAHHIAAGTPAKSLTVKDGWESVAEPIEGANVDRRAERQLSYDLPDDLDKFDEFQRTLSPPDRE, from the coding sequence ATGACGAAGCGTCACGTGTCGCTGCCACCGCTCGCCGAAGAGGGGCTCAGGGCGTTCATCGACGAGGTCGACGAACGCCTCTCTGGTGACGAGGACACCTGCGACGTTGTCACTGACGTGCTCATCGACCTCCACGGCGACCGAGAGGCCTACGAGCGCTGGCAGGACGGCGCGGATATCTCCCCGGCCGAGCGGGTCCGGCTCCAAGGGTATGACCCCTGTAACACGACCCTCGAGAGCGAGTACTACGCGGAAAAAGACGAGGAACGGTTCAAACGCTCGAAGCACCTCCAGTGGCTCTGGCGGCAGTTCGACGCGACGCCGATGGCGGACAACGTTGAGTTCGCGCTCCGGTTCCGGCGGATGCTCGCCGACCACCTCTTTGAGTCCTGTGGTGAGGGCTGTCGATTTTTCAAGGGTATCTCCTTTACCTACGGCCACAACATCGAGATCGGTGACAACGTCGTTGTCCATGACGACGTTCATCTGGATGACCGTGGGAAGCTCACTATCGGCGACCGCGTCTCCATCTCCGATGACACCCACGTCTACAGCCACGACCACGACGCCGTCGACCAGACCCACGTCGACAACTACCACACCATCATCGAAGACGACGTGCGCCTGACCTACGACTCGATGGTCCGGGCCGGCGTGAAGGTCGGGGAAAACGCCATCCTTGCAGCAAAGTCTATCGCCGGGAAGGACATCCCCGCCCACCACATCGCTGCCGGCACGCCGGCGAAATCCCTGACAGTCAAGGACGGCTGGGAGTCCGTTGCGGAGCCAATCGAAGGGGCGAACGTCGACCGCCGTGCCGAGCGGCAGTTGTCGTACGACCTCCCCGACGACCTCGACAAGTTCGACGAGTTCCAGCGGACTCTCTCGCCGCCGGACCGAGAGTAG
- a CDS encoding KaiA-binding protein, translated as MRLSSGVPGFDELIEGGLLPNRLYVVSGPPGSGKTTFCSQFITQGVKEGETCLYVTMHETKSELMQDMAGYDFGFDRAMQSDAIQFLNLVTESGKRTITQFGSEGGLTNRLVAYIRQNDIQRVVIDSTMLLQHFMNDVEDEITGFLSALKQTDATTLLISEMTDPSSYSDEHYLAHGVVFFHNFLENGSMTRGVQVIKMRGTAIDCDIREISFSDAGLRVNPDRKVET; from the coding sequence ATGCGTCTCTCTAGTGGGGTCCCCGGATTCGATGAACTCATTGAGGGGGGCTTACTTCCGAACCGTCTCTACGTGGTCAGCGGCCCGCCGGGCAGCGGGAAGACAACGTTTTGCTCACAGTTCATTACACAGGGCGTCAAGGAGGGTGAGACGTGCCTGTACGTGACGATGCACGAAACCAAGTCGGAGTTGATGCAGGACATGGCCGGCTACGACTTCGGTTTCGACCGGGCCATGCAATCTGACGCCATCCAGTTCCTCAACCTCGTCACCGAGAGCGGGAAACGAACTATCACGCAGTTCGGCAGCGAAGGCGGTCTGACGAACCGACTCGTCGCCTATATCAGACAGAACGATATCCAGCGGGTCGTTATCGACTCGACGATGCTGTTGCAGCACTTTATGAACGACGTCGAGGACGAGATCACGGGCTTTCTCTCCGCGCTGAAACAGACGGACGCGACGACGCTCCTTATCTCCGAGATGACCGACCCGTCCTCCTACAGTGACGAGCACTATCTCGCCCACGGCGTCGTCTTCTTCCACAATTTCCTCGAAAACGGAAGCATGACCCGCGGCGTTCAGGTTATCAAGATGCGGGGGACAGCTATCGACTGTGACATCCGTGAAATCTCCTTTTCTGACGCCGGACTTCGGGTCAACCCTGATCGGAAAGTGGAGACATGA